In Chlorocebus sabaeus isolate Y175 chromosome 19, mChlSab1.0.hap1, whole genome shotgun sequence, a single genomic region encodes these proteins:
- the CLDN5 gene encoding claudin-5, translating into MGSAALEILGLVLCLVGWGGLILACGLPMWQVTAFLDHNIVTAQTTWKGLWMSCVVQSTGHMQCKVYDSVLALSTEVQAARALTVGAVLLAFVALFVTLAGAQCTTCVAPGPAKARVALTGGVLYLLCGLLALVPLCWFANIVVREFYDPSVPVSQKYELGAALYIGWAATALLMVGGGLLCCGAWVCTSRPDLSFPVKYSAPRRPTATGDYDKKNYV; encoded by the coding sequence ATGGGGTCCGCAGCGTTGGAGATCCTGGGCCTGGTGCTGTGCCTGGTGGGCTGGGGGGGTCTGATCCTGGCTTGCGGGCTGCCCATGTGGCAGGTGACTGCCTTCCTGGACCACAACATCGTGACTGCGCAGACCACCTGGAAGGGGCTGTGGATGTCGTGCGTGGTGCAGAGCACGGGGCACATGCAGTGCAAGGTGTACGACTCGGTGCTGGCTCTGAGCACCGAGGTGCAGGCAGCGCGGGCGCTCACCGTGGGCGCCGTGCTGTTGGCATTCGTTGCGCTCTTCGTGACCTTGGCGGGAGCGCAGTGCACCACCTGCGTGGCCCCAGGCCCGGCCAAGGCGCGTGTGGCCCTCACGGGAGGCGTGCTTTACCTGCTTTGCGGGCTGCTTGCGCTCGTGCCACTCTGCTGGTTCGCCAACATTGTCGTCCGCGAGTTCTACGATCCGTCTGTGCCCGTGTCGCAGAAGTATGAGCTGGGCGCAGCGCTGTATATCGGCTGGGCGGCCACCGCGCTGCTCATGGTAGGCGGCGGCCTCTTGTGCTGCGGCGCCTGGGTCTGCACCAGCCGTCCCGACCTCAGCTTCCCTGTGAAGTATTCGGCGCCGCGGCGACCCACGGCCACCGGCGACTACGACAAGAAGAACTACGTCTGA